DNA from Pelagibacterium nitratireducens:
TGCCAATCTGCGGGTGCGCGAGGCGGCAAAGCTGGGGTTCGGATCGGTGCATACCGCCAAGCTCAACGCTTCGGAGCGGACCGACGGGGTGGCGATCAACGAATTTTCGGCGCTGGCCGAACTTGTGGGTCGGATCGCGGCAGCAGGCGAGCGGAGCATGGCCGATGCGGACTGATTTTGGTACACGACGTTGGGTAAGCCTTGGAAATCCCATGCAATCGCTTGGCTTTGCCACATTTAACCGCTAAACGGACAGTCAAACAGGGCTTGCTGGAGACCGATCCCCCATGCTGACTGCTTTCGACATTGCCGTCGGAATTCTCGTTCTGATTTCCGCGTTGCTGGCGACGGCGCGCGGGCTGACCCGCGAAGTGCTCTCGCTCGTCACCTGGGCCGGTGCGGCCGCGTTTGCCGCCTACATGTTTTTCTACCAGCCCCAGATCGCCCAGGAATTCGTGGCCGATCCGCTGTGGGCCAATATCGCCACCGTGGTGGTGAGCTTTATTGTTGCGCTGATCATCCTGCATCTTCTGACCATGAAGATCGGGGATTTCATCACCGATTCCAAGCTGGGTCCGCTCGACCGGACGCTCGGCTTCGTGTTCGGCGCGCTGCGGGGCATCCTGATCGCGGTGGTCGTTGTGATCTTTGCCGATTGGCTGATCGGGGAAAATCCGCCCAATCTGCCGTGGTATGGCGAGGCGCAGTCGCTGCCGACCTTGCGCTCGCTGGGTGACGGGCTGATCTCGCTTCTTCCGGAAAATCTCGAAGAACAGGTCAACGATCTGCTGCAGGGCACCAATCCGATGGAAGATCCCGTCATCACCGACGAGGGCTCCAACGATCCGCAGCCGGCAACGACCACCGAACCTCCGGCAGCGATCAACGGAGTGTGATATCGCCGCAGGCGGTATCGAGCTGTGTTGACTTGCATGGGTCGGGAGCGTAAGCCCCCGATTGACGGAGCGATTTTTGCGAAGCGCGCAAGGCTTTCCGAACCGCTCCTTTTATGTCCTCGCATCAATGGTGGATAATTTGAGCACGCTCCACGCGACGACAGGCGATCACCTGACAGGGCTTGCCCTCGAGATGGACGGAGACACGCTGCGCGAGGAGTGCGGCGTGTTCGGCATTTTGGGGCACAATGATGCGGCGGCGCTGACAGCGCTAGGGCTTCACGCCCTCCAGCATCGCGGACAGGAAGCCGCCGGCATCGTCTCCTTCGACGGCAAGCGCTTCAGTTCCGAGCGCCA
Protein-coding regions in this window:
- a CDS encoding CvpA family protein, producing the protein MLTAFDIAVGILVLISALLATARGLTREVLSLVTWAGAAAFAAYMFFYQPQIAQEFVADPLWANIATVVVSFIVALIILHLLTMKIGDFITDSKLGPLDRTLGFVFGALRGILIAVVVVIFADWLIGENPPNLPWYGEAQSLPTLRSLGDGLISLLPENLEEQVNDLLQGTNPMEDPVITDEGSNDPQPATTTEPPAAINGV